CGTGGTAATGTCGATGCCATAGTCTTGACAGGTGGTCTTGCCTATGACAGTAAATACATGGTCAGATGGATCAAAGAATATGTTTCATTCATTGCGCCAATTATTGTGTATCCAGGTGGCGATGAAGAAAAAGCGCTTGCATTAGGTGTTCTTAGAATTTTGAAAGGTCAAGAAAAACCCAAAATTTATCATGAAGAGGCAGAAAGATGGCAAAAAACCACGTGTTTGTAGGATTATATGGAAGCGGAAAAACTGAATTGGCGATAAATTATGCCATAAGGTTGAAGAAAGAATCACAAAAAGTTGCCATAGCTGACGTCGATATAGTCTCACCATATTTTAGAATAAGAGACTTTCAACAAATACTTCACTCTCATGGCATAGTCGTTATAACAGCTCCTGAAAAACTGATGAATGCCGATTTGCCAATCGTTACCGCATCGGTGGCTGGGTATCTTGACAATCCAGAGTACAGAGTTGTGTTAGATATTGGCGGTGACGAGAGAGGTATCGTCGTGCTCGGTTATCTCAAAGAGCACCTTGTTGACACTAATGTATATCTGGTTGTAAACACGAAAAGACCATTCAGCCAGAGAGTAGAACAAATCGTACAAATTGCAAAGGCACTTGAAAACCGTTCCGGAGTGAAGATTGATTTTCTTGTAAATAATACGAACCTTGGATCACAAACAAGTCCTGAGATCATAAATGAAGGTGAAGTAATTTTACAACAAGTTTCAGAAATATTGGAAAAACCAGTTGCTTTCACGGTCGTTGCTGACTCAATTGATTATGATGGGAAATTCAATGTGGTACATATAGAAAGATTTGTAAAAAGTAAGGAGGAGTCTTCTTGAGAAGAGCATACATAGAGATCGATGCTGAAAGATGTAAAGGTTGTGGTTTGTGCATAAATGCCTGCCCACAAAAGATCATTAGATTTTCAGATAAGTTCAACACGAAGGGATATCACCCAGCAGAGCAGTATGATCCAGACGAAAAATGTCCAGGATGTGGTTTTTGCTATATGATGTGTCCAGATAGCTGTATAACCGTTTTCAAGGCGACGCAGCCTGTGAGGTGATGTGAAATGAAAAAGATCATGATGAAGGGTGTCGAAGCAATAGGTGAAGCTGCCATAAAAGCTGGGTGCAGAAATTACTTTGGTTATCCTATTACACCACAAAGTGAGTTAACAGAGTACATGGCTCGGCGTTTGCCAGAGGTTAATGGCAGTTTCTTGCAAGCCGAGAGTGAGGTTGCGGCTGTGAACATGATTTATGGTGCTTCGAGTGTTGGAAAACGTGTCATGACATCTACATCATCTCCTGGTTTTAGCTTGATGCAGGAAGGGATTTCCTATATTGCATGTGCTCAATTACCAGCTGTTTTTGTGAATGTAGTTCGCGGTGGACCCGGTCTGGGTGACATCCAACCATCTCAAGGAGATTACTTTCAAGCCACAAAAGGTGGTGGACATGGTGATTATAGATTAATTGTCCTTTCACCTTCGACCGTCCAAGAAGCTACAGAACTTACAATACTTGCCTTTGATTTGGCAGATAGGTACAGAAATCCCGTGTTGATCTTTGCGGACGGCCTACTTGGGCAGATGATGGAACCAGTTACTTTCGAAGAAAGAGAAATAATCTACGATAATAGCAGTTGGGCATTGACTGGCGCAAAAAATAGATCGCCCAGACAGGTGACTTCGTTCAATATAGATCCATATGGCTTGGAAAAAATGAATATAGAACTGCAGAAAAAATATCGACAAATAGAAGCAAACGAGGTTCGATACGAAGAATTTCTCACAGAAGATGCCGATATTCTGATCGTTGCACATGGAACAGTTGGAAGAATCACTAAGAGTGTTGTGAAGATGGCAAGAGAAGAAGGCTTGAAGATTGGTTTATTTAGACCAATTACTTTATATCCCTATCCTTACGATGCCTTAGCGAGACTTGCTGAAAATATGTCTTTGATCATGACAGTAGAAATGAGTTCTGGTCAAATGCTTGAAGATGTTAAACTCGCAGTTTGTGGAAAAACCAAAGTCGAATTTTATGGGAGAATGGCAGGAGTCGTTCCAACACCTGAGGAAATTTTCACTCACCTAAAAAGTTTAATTAGGAGGCAATGAAAATGGAATTCACAGCTATTTACAAGATGCCTGATTCTTTGAGTAAGAAACCGTTTACATACTGTCCTGGTTGTCATCACGGAATTGTCCATAGATTGATCGCAGAGGTAATAGACGAATTGGGAATAAGGGAAAAGACGATAATCGTCGCTCCTGTGGGATGTTCTGTTTTTGCTTATGAGTTTTTCAACCTTGATGGGACAGTTGCTCCACATGGTAGAGCGACTGCTGTAGCAACCGGAATGAAAC
The DNA window shown above is from Thermotoga profunda AZM34c06 and carries:
- a CDS encoding P-loop NTPase family protein, which encodes MAKNHVFVGLYGSGKTELAINYAIRLKKESQKVAIADVDIVSPYFRIRDFQQILHSHGIVVITAPEKLMNADLPIVTASVAGYLDNPEYRVVLDIGGDERGIVVLGYLKEHLVDTNVYLVVNTKRPFSQRVEQIVQIAKALENRSGVKIDFLVNNTNLGSQTSPEIINEGEVILQQVSEILEKPVAFTVVADSIDYDGKFNVVHIERFVKSKEESS
- a CDS encoding 3-methyl-2-oxobutanoate dehydrogenase subunit VorB, yielding MKKIMMKGVEAIGEAAIKAGCRNYFGYPITPQSELTEYMARRLPEVNGSFLQAESEVAAVNMIYGASSVGKRVMTSTSSPGFSLMQEGISYIACAQLPAVFVNVVRGGPGLGDIQPSQGDYFQATKGGGHGDYRLIVLSPSTVQEATELTILAFDLADRYRNPVLIFADGLLGQMMEPVTFEEREIIYDNSSWALTGAKNRSPRQVTSFNIDPYGLEKMNIELQKKYRQIEANEVRYEEFLTEDADILIVAHGTVGRITKSVVKMAREEGLKIGLFRPITLYPYPYDALARLAENMSLIMTVEMSSGQMLEDVKLAVCGKTKVEFYGRMAGVVPTPEEIFTHLKSLIRRQ
- a CDS encoding 4Fe-4S dicluster domain-containing protein; the encoded protein is MRRAYIEIDAERCKGCGLCINACPQKIIRFSDKFNTKGYHPAEQYDPDEKCPGCGFCYMMCPDSCITVFKATQPVR